A stretch of DNA from Fibrobacter sp. UWB11:
AGCATGAGCATGTAGGACTATGATGAAATCATAGTCCAAACATGATATGAGGCGAGAGAAGCAGGAATGAACATAAATGTGTTATTTATGTCCTTCGCTCCATTGTCTAGATTACAAAAGGTATTGCTAAGAAGAATAATTTTGCATACCATCCTATGTTACGCTGTTTGTTTGTTACTTCCAACGATATGCCAGAAGATATGTAGGCGACTACTAAATTTAATTGAACGCCGATTTCTTCAATGAAACCGACCTCGTTAAAAGCATAATCTGTCTTTCTGTCATGTTTGGTGTTGCTAAGGAACCATTCAAAGGCGTGTGTTTCTACGAGCGATATGCCGAATATGGGATTTTCTATCACTGCGAATTGCGTTGATCCGGAAGACAACCATAACCCACCAATTGCGATTTTTCGCATTGTACTTTTTTTGTCGGTGAATCGGGATATGCTTCCGAATACTAATGTTCCAATAATTGCCCCAAGGGAACTTTCGTTGATTTCTTTTCCGTTTTCTTTTCTTGTTAGACGTCTATCGAATCGCAATGGGATGAAATCGAATTCCAATCGTTTATTGTCGAAGGCTCCCATTATACTGACGGATAATCCGTTGAGTTCGAGTCTTTTTGTGGAAGTGTATCCTACCCCAACTAATTTTAAGGAAATGAGGAGGTCGAAATTGTTGGATTTGGTGGTGTCGATGTCTAGGTTACTATCGATTGATTTTTCAATAGGAGATGTGTCCTCGTAATTGTTTGCGAGGACAAATGATGCTGAGACAAAGAATATGGTAAGAGCTTTATACAGTAATCTCAATTCTGTTCCCTTCGGGGTCGAGGACTACACTTTCATAATACCCATCGCCGGTTGTTCGAGGTTGACCTACAACGGGTACACCTTCAGAAGACATTTGTTGGGTCAGGTGGTCTACCTCTTCTTTTGAACCAACGGAAAAGGAAAGATGGGTGAAGCCAAGATGTTCCACGTGAAACATCTCGACAGTCCCAACATTTCGTTCAACACATATGTCAGGGCGGTGCATGACTTCCAGGCGGGCACCATCATCGAAGGTAATGAATCTGCTGGTAAACTGTTTTGTCGGGTTGTGGTAAATTGGGTGGACTACCCCGCCGAAGTATTTCCGGTAGAACTCACATACCCTATCGATGTCTTTAACCCAGATGGCAATATGTTCAATCTTCATAAAATGATCATTTGGAACAACATTATTAATATACATAAAAGCGACCTATTTGCCATTATTATATAGTGAATTATATTTAATAGTGAAATATTTATAGGAGGTTTTCGTGATCAATATTGAAGTTATCCAGGGCGATATTACCAAGCTTAAAGTCGATGCCATCGTGAATGCGGCGAATTGTTCGTTGCTGGGAGGTGGCGGTGTCGATGGAGCTATACATCGTGCGGCAGGTCCGGAACTTTTGCAGGCGTGTATTCCCCTGAAAGGTTGTGAGACGGGCAAGGCCAAAATCACTCCCGGGTTTAAGCTTCCGGCGAAGTTTGTGATTCATACCCCGGGACCGGTTTATCGTGACGGTCAGCATGGTGAACCTGAACTTTTGGAATCGTGCTATAAAAGCTGCCTTGCTCTTGCCGAAGAGAATAATTGTGAGACTGTCGCCTTCCCTGCTATTTCCACCGGCGTCTATGGCTACCCTTGGAAGGCTGCAACCGAAATTGCCGTGAAAACTGTTCGCGAATTCTCGGCGAAGATTGTTAAGAAGGTTATCTTCTGCTGCTTCAGTGCAGAGATGGAAAAGATTTATCGAGACGTTTTTAAATGTGCATAATATAGGACCGTCGCTTTGGAATTTATTATCATTTTCCTTCTCTCTGTACCTGTTATTGTTTTTTCTCTCCATCGTAAGCGGGTTCTGCTTATCGCTGAAATTCGATGGGAATCTCAGCCAGTAATGTTTACTATTGTTTTGGCTACGTATTGTTTGTGTGCTGTTGCCAGTCTTTGCAATTGCTTACCATTACTTGAAATTGTTTTTCCTAAAGTGATTGCCCCTTCGTCCGAAAGTTTGGAACTTCTTAACTTCATTACGGGTTTTGAGTTTTGTTTTGCAGGGGCGCTTGTGTCGGTATTTGCAAGAGTTGTTACGATACGCAAAAAGAACTATACCTGGAAAAGCTCGCCAAAGGTTAGAGGGACGATATTGGCGGTGTGCATTCTCATGTCGGCAGGGGCGCTAGAATTATTAATTTCTATATTGGCATAAAAACAAAAAGGAACATCTTATGGAAGAAGTCAAGAATTTCATCAAGGAATGCGGGGCCTATTTCCTCGCAACAGTCGATGGTGACGAACCGAAGGTGCGCCCGTTCGGGACCATCAATATTTTCGAGGGCAAGCTCTACATCCAAACCGGCAAGTCCAAGAATGTTTCGAAACAGATCCAGAAGAACGGCAAGGTTCAGCTTTGCGCCATGAACAAAACTTGCAATAAGTGGCTTCGTTTGAGTGGAACTCTCGTTCGTGATGACCGCCGTGAACCCAAAGTCCACATGCTCGAAGCTTACCCCGAGCTCAAGCGTATGTATTCCCCGGACGATGAAAACACCGAAGTCCTCTATTTCAAGGATGCAACTGCCACGTTCTGCAGCTTCACTGAACCGCCGCGTACTGTGACATTTTAGTTGATTGTTGAAAAAATTCAAATATTTTATAAACGCCGGGTTCTACGTGAAACTCGGTTCTTTTTTATTTGTGAATAATTATCGATTTATGTATGTTGATAAAACGGAGTATTTTTATAAACAATGATATGCTGAAATAAATATGAGTTTCAAAATCATTAAATTTTTGTTGATAGCTATTGTTTATATTTTTCCACTAAATGATGTTTCACGTGAAACAAATAATAAAGTAGGTGGATAAATTGTAAAAAATGATGTTAAACTGTGAAAATCTTATTTTAAATATGTACATTATATCAACACAGCGTATTTTAGAGTATATGTCGAATCCAAAATGCGCGATTAATTTTTTGCGACTTTACGTACACCCCTTCTTTGTTTTTGTAGGTGAATGTGAATAGATTTTTGACTATTTATAGTGCTATTTCTACGAAATAATTGCCTGTGGTAACAGGAGTAAATTTGCAATTGTTATATTTTGGCTGGAGGATTTATGCAGGATAATACGAAACGCGGAGAACAGGCTCTTTTTTGGATGAAAGTCCTTTTTGTACTTTTCATCCTATTGTTTTTTGTAAATAACGCCTTTGATGATTCCATGAAAAGCATGCAGCAAGATTCGGTTGTCCTTGCTGTTGTTTATATCATCTATAGTTTTATTTGTGGAATAGGCTTTTTGGTTTCTTCGGTGATGTTCCTGGTTTATTATTTCTCATGGCTTCACCGTGCGATTGCAAATTTGCGCGTTATAGCGAAACCGGATTTTTCACCTGTCGGTGCAATTATTCTTACTCTGATTCCGATTATTGGATTTGTTCTGCATTTTTGGATTTTCAACGACATGGCCGTGTGCCAGGAAAAATGCATGGAAGAGCGTGGTCTTTTGAAGGAACGTTTCCCGAAAAAATTGTTGATCGCTTGGTTCTTCGCGACGCTTGCAGTCGTGGTGCTTATGTTCCAACATTCTGAAATGACGGTTGTGAATGTCATTGAAAATTTGTTCTTTGTAACAAGCATTGGTCTGTATATCAAATTCTTCACCTTCTACATTGCGCAAGAACGTGAACTTTTCCAGTATCACACCGAGACGCTTTTCCAGAAACGTGTAGATGAAGCAATCCGTGAACGTGATATCGAACGCGCTGCCGAGATGCTTCGCAAAAGTGAAAATAAAGAACCCCCTCAAACTGAAGACGTTCAACCCTGACAAGAAATTTAAATGTGCGCCAAGTACAAACTGTCATCCTGGAGGCGCGAAGCACCGATAGGATCCATTAAGGCATTCGTGTCATCCTGAGCGAAGTGTAACGGAGTCGAAGGATCTCAGACTCGTCATTCCCGTGTAGGCGGAAATTTCATTACAAATACGTCGCCACGAATTTTTTCTGGAATTCCGGATCTTCGTGTGCCCAATGTTTTTCTTCCATCGCCTGGTATTGCCAGTTGATGGCTTGCATAAATTTTTCCGGATTGCAGAGCTGCGCGAAAATTGCATCGAGTTCATCGACCGTTGCATTTGAACCGACGAGCTGTTCCTTCGGAGCATAGCTGTACGGACTCCCTGCAAAATCGCTCCCGATAAAAACGGCTCCGAGTGCGGCTGCTTCCTTGAGCTTCAAGTCGCTCTTTGCCTTATTGAAATTGTTGTTCGCGAGCGGCGTGATGTAAAAGTCGGGCTTGTAGCTTGCTGCAGTCGATGCAAACTGCATGAAGTTCGTGTAAGGAATTTTCGTGTATTTCCCGTCGAGGTCTTTCAGAAAATTTGGCTCGCCAAAAATCTGGAAATCGATGCTCTCGTCTTCGATATGCTTGCGGATCCAGGGAATCCAGGCGCCTTCGAGGTCACCCGGAATTTCAGCAGTGAAATGACCGAGACTGCCGGCGTACATCACTTTCGGTTTTTCCGTGAAAGCGGACGTTCTCTGCCCCATCCCGAACAGCGACTTTGAAACACCGTTCGGCATCACCACCGCGTTAACGCCGAGGTCGGACTTGATGCGACTCGCGAGATAACGTGTCGAGCAAACCACCACGTCGAACAGCGGCAACACCTGCTTGAGACTTGCAAGCATCATCTGGTCATGATTCGGAATCTGCTTTGCGTACGATGCGATGACCGGCGAAAGATCCCACTGCAAATCGTCCAAGTCCGTCACCAGCTTGAACCCACATTCCTTTTTGAGCTTGGAATAGAACAACGCAATCTGCGCGCGCCCCGGCGCCGTCGGCTTCTGCAGAATCACCGCCCGCGTCTGCTTGAGAGCGTCTTTGTTGTTGCAGATGATTTGCGTAACCGAAGGCACGACCTGAAAATCGTTCGGCCCCATGAACTGCGTCAAGGGCGAAATGCAACGAACCCAGTCCGATTGCGCCATGTCGTAAGGATGCACGATAACTTGCGATTTGATCATAGTGGGAAAAGTAGTAAAAAGTTTGATGGAAGTGCCATCAGGTGCGGAAGGGAGAGTGCTGGAAAGTGAGACGAGAGTGCCGCGGAATGCTTCGGAGGAAACGGCTCGCGAAGTCAGATGGAAACACTGCGTCGAAAGTGTACTCGCCCACCCTACCCACCCCGTCATTCTGAACGGCAACACCGTGAAGAATCCAGTAACATTCCCTTTGCGTTCTCATTCCGGCCACTGTGCCGGAATCACCATTAATTATGTCATCTTAATTGAAGAATAACCAAGAAATTCATTTCAAATAAACTTTGTCCATGACAGATAAAAGTAAGAAGTTTATAAAAAACTTACTTTAGATTCATTTGTTGACAAGGTGTTGATTAAAGTATAAATTGTGCGGGAAAAGAATCTATATAAATTTTGTTAACAAGAATAAAATATGAAAGAAAAAATTTTAGAAACAATAAGAAGCAGTACTGGTGGAATTGAAGTTGATATGTTATCATCAATAGTTAAAGATCAGTTGCATATAAAGGATCAATCTATTATTGATGAAGCTGTAGGTTCTCTTACATCTGAAAAGAAAATAAAATGCAAAGAAAAAAGATGGATTGCCACAGAAAATCAAAATTTTGGTGTTTCTAAATATTATGAAGAAATTGGAGGACCACATTCTCCTGAAGGAATGAAAACTTTAGAAGAATTTTTTGTAGAAAATACAGAAAAAATAACCATATTGGTAGATGTAACGTCTGTTGTAGCGTTTAAAAAATTATGCTATCGTATTGATCATGATCTTTTGACAGAAGTAATTCTTCCTCCAGAGAATGAAATAAATATAGAACGAAGAGATAATTATAAAAAAGTAAAAAAAGAATGGATAGAATTCTATAAGTCGCATAAAAAAGACTGTTTCACATTGCTCCAATCAACAGTAATAAACAAAGCTGTAAGAACAACTCTTTTTAGTAAAGAAAAAGCTAGAATAAATATTAGAAAGTTATCTGCGCGGTCAACTCGAGATGGTAATATTATTGTTGTAGGAAATGACAATACGTTATATAAGCAGTTTGCCAACGAAATTATAATTCAACAATTGACAGCTGATTATTGTTTTACTGCGAATCCAATGAAATGGTTGTGGAGAAAAATAATAAAAAAGTGGATATTTATTTTATTAGTTTTTTTGATAATGATAATTTCGTTTATCAATGATCAAAAAATTATTGGATTTGTTACGGGTGTACTTACGGGTGCTGCAGGTAATTGTTTGTATGAGTTATTTTCTATTAACAAAAAATTTAAATAACAATATAATTTTTTACGATCCAGTCAAAGATGTTTTATATGAAAATGGTATTAAAGATAATGGATATAATAGAACGTTAACTAGAGAGCCTTATGATCTTTGTATGGAGATTACAAATAATTGTCCCTTTTCGTGTAAAAATTGTTTTTGCGAAAGGGGAAAGGATTTTTTATCTCTAGAACAGTTTAGTAAAATTATTGATTTATATCAAAATAAAATAATTCGTATTTGTCTTTCTGGAGGAGAACCTACAATTAATCCTTTTTTTCTTGATATGGTTAAGAGACTAAATACTATAGATAATATTGGTAGAGTTTTGTCGACTACAGGATACAACTATACAGAAGAAATGGCTCATTTAATGAGTGATTCGTTTTGGACGGTTTCTGTATCATTACATGGGCAAGAAGAAACTCACAATCAATATGTTGGTGGTGATGCGTATGAAAAAGCAAGAAGAACGCTAGAGATATTATCAAAATATGGAATAAATATTCATTTATATTCTGTTTTGCATAATTCTATGAATATTCAAGATATTGAACATCTCATAGAAATAAAGGAAATGTATAATGTTAGTGTTCTTCGCTTTATAAAAATAAGAAAAATAGGTATTTATCAATCTGATTTATCAAGAGTTGAATCAATAATTAACAATTACTTATGTGATGATATTGTATATAAAAAAGATAAATCTAACACTTTTTTTGTTTCTGCAAAAATGCAAGAGCGACTAAGTAGATGATGATAAAACTATTGTTGACAAGTTGTTAGCATTAGTATAAATTGTGAAAAAAAATATTATAAAGGATTATTATGCTCGTAGCTGAAAATTACACGTTTAGGTTCTATCACAATGCTGAAACTCGGTTATACGTAGAGGGTGTAAGGGAAAAAGACGATTCTATTTTCAGGAACGTATATGGATCTTTTTTTAAAGAGATTGAAAGTCGATTATTGGATAGAAAAAAAGATGATTCTAATAAGCGTGGTAATGAACTCCAGAATAATCTCAACAATATTTTTGCGTTTATTGGAGAAAGAGGAACTGGAAAAAGTTCGTGCATGCTTTCTGTTGCAAAGATGTTAAAAGAAAACATCGATATTCCTGTTGTTGATAATGGACGAACATCATTTAAAGTTCTTGAATCCATGGATCCCTCTTTTTTTGATGAGACGACTAATATCTTGGACATTTGTTTAGGTCATCTATTCAACGACTTTAAAACAAAATGGGAAAAGAGTAACCAAGATAATATCAAGGAAAAAAATGACTTACTGGAATCGTTTGAAAAGGTGAAACAAACTATTTCGTGCATGGATTTCAAAAAAAAATCGAAATCCAATTGCATATCGTCAGAAGATAATGTTGATAGACTTTTAGATTTAGGTGCTTCTGTCAATCTTGCAAAAGATATTCAAAATTTGATTCAACTGTATTTAAAGTTTTTTAACAAAGATGTTCTTGTCATTCCTGTAGATGATATTGATTTACATTCAAGTTGTGCCTATGAAATGGTGGAAGAGATTCGAAAATATCTTGCTTTAAAAAATGTAATTGTACTAATGGCATTGAAAATTGAACAATTGCAAAAAGTAGTTGAAAAAAATTTTTTGAAAGAATTCTCTGATTTGATTTCGCAGAGGCTTTTATGTTGTGAACAAATTTCTGAAATGGCGAATAAGTATCTTATTAAGCTTATTCCGGAGAATCAGCGTTTTAATTTGCCAACTATTGATGTAATGTACAATCGGCTAGCCTTGATATATGATAAGTGTAGAGAAAATGCAAGCCAGACAGAATCGGATATTTTTTTGAATCAGAAGTGGCTAATAAATGAAAGTCTTTCTGGCTATCCTGTGAGATATATTATTGTCAAATTGATTTTTTCAAAGACAAGATACCTTTTTTATCATATGCAGGGAGCTACAAGCTTTATTATTCCACATACACTTCGTGAATATAATCAGTTGCTGGAATTGTTGCTTGAAATGCCGGATTACAAAAAGGGTGAATTGTCTGAGCAAAATCAGCATAACAAGGATGTGTTTAAGCAGTATTTCATTCAATCGTGGTGTAAATGTAATTTAAACGAGATTGATGGGTCGTTTATCAAGTACTTGTTCTCTATAGAAGATCCTTCAATTGTTAATAAAATTGTTGTTCAAAAACTGCATAATCGTTTTCCGAATGTGCTGAATGAAAACTCGGAAGAAGTAAAAAAGATTCTTGATGAGAAAAATAGATCTTACAATATTTCTGTTGGAGATGTGAATCTGCTTTTGAGGTTGATCAAAGGAACGTTAGTTCAATTTTATGACAAGGCATTCATTTTTGCAATAGAAACATTTTATTCAATGCGGTTGTATGAGTATTATGATTATAGAACCGAGTTGGCAAGAGAAATTGAAGGCATTGAAAGAAATGTACTTGTAAAGAATGACATTGATAAATATTCGTCGTATGAAATACTAGTGGGTGGTTCATTTTTTAATTTAAAAGGTGAAGATAGTTTTCTAATTCCTAGGAATGTTGAAGAACATAAAAGAAGAGATTATAGACTTATTTCATTAGATGCGATTAGGGAGTGTTTGATTCCACTTCTGTCACAAGATAAAATAAATGGAAACGAAATAAAACTTTTTAAACTATGCGAATTTTTTGCCTTGCTTATCTTAAGGCGAAAGTATGATCCTGATGAAGATGGTAAGATTAAGGCTAGTGATTATCGTTCGAAAGTTGATATTATATATGCTTCCGAATTTGGTTCGAATCAACGGCAAGTTTGGTTTGATGTGATGTCTTTTTTCTCTAATTTGGTTAATGTGGAAAGATGCTACAATCGTATTGATAAAAGATTTTTGGAGATGGCGAAAAAAAACGACAAATCTTTGTATAATAGTTTATTAAAATATTGTAAAGATAATCGTCCTCATGCTCAAATTAATGAAGAACATCCATTATTATCATATTGTACCATTAGAAATATGGAAATATTGAATGGTTTATTTAATTATGTAAATGCAGAATCTGGTAAAAGAAAATATACTGCAGATAATCGTATATGCTTGATTGAATTTTTTAAGTTGATTCAGGGATATTTCATCAAGTCATACGATGAAAAACCTAAGAAAGAAGATGTAGCAAATAAAGACTGGTATCAGATAGATTTTTATTTTGTAACAGAATTTATTGATCTTTTAAAAGATGTTGATATTAAAGATTCATTTGATAACATATTTAGTAGTAAAAGTAATATAAGCAATAAAAACGCAGATGTTTCAAATGTTAAAGATGCTATTGCAACGATTGTGAACGGTGCAAAAGATGATTCGGATAATAACATTGCTTTGTTAGATGGTGTAATATCGCTTATGGATAATGTAAAAAGTGGAGATGCTGGTAGTAATGATGATACACTTCGATCATTAGGTGGTTTAATCAAATCACTTGCTGAAAAACAAAAAAATAAAATTATTCAGAGAACGGAAGCTATTGAAGTGATTCCAGAAAAAAAAGTTGAACAAAATATTGATTATCCGAAATTAGATGGTGAACTTCGTAGTTTATTCAATGAAAATGTAAGCTACAGATCTGATGCTGTTAAATTAAAATTCAGAGAATGTCTTCGTGACAGAATAATTTTGGATCGTCGCATAACTAGTTGGATTTCTAGAAAATTTAAAAATTCATTAAAGGTATGGACTTATAGCGATATATCTAAATCTATCGGAGATTTTATAAACTACATGCAAAACCGTAAAGAGCGTACATGACAAATTTAAATGCTGTTCTTCAAGTATATTTTGCTGATGCAGATATTTATGATGTATTAAATTCTGCTATTTGGATTAAATCATCTAGTTTTCCAGTGCTATCTATTAGCGAAGGGATGAATGAACAAACATTTCGTCGTCTCTTCATTAGTCATAATTCTATGTACGGAACGGATGTAGTTAGCAATATATATCAGTTGGCTAATAAATGGAGATATATAGAAAATGTTAAGAGGCCTAGTCTTTTTAATATACTTGCTCATGCTACAGATAAAATACTTCGATGGGTGAATGATGAACCCGTATGTGATTATAATAGTTATCTTCGTTGGAATGATATATCCACAATAGTCGGCGAAGATCTTTTGACGTCTTCATATTTAGCAATTCGTTCAGTTCGTGAAAATTTAAAAGTAAGTTCTTTTGCATGGAAACCTTGTATTACTTCTTATAATCCAGAATTGAATCATATAATGGAAAAGGGTCTAGGTGAATTACATTTCCATATGCTAGGTTCTTCTTTAGGATTTGATGTCACCTGGATGTCTTTAATGAATTCAGAAAGCATAGATGGTGGTTTAAAGAATAAATTGGATGGATTAAATAAAAATTTATATGAATGGATAGAAAAA
This window harbors:
- a CDS encoding pyridoxamine 5'-phosphate oxidase family protein, yielding MEEVKNFIKECGAYFLATVDGDEPKVRPFGTINIFEGKLYIQTGKSKNVSKQIQKNGKVQLCAMNKTCNKWLRLSGTLVRDDRREPKVHMLEAYPELKRMYSPDDENTEVLYFKDATATFCSFTEPPRTVTF
- a CDS encoding O-acetyl-ADP-ribose deacetylase produces the protein MINIEVIQGDITKLKVDAIVNAANCSLLGGGGVDGAIHRAAGPELLQACIPLKGCETGKAKITPGFKLPAKFVIHTPGPVYRDGQHGEPELLESCYKSCLALAEENNCETVAFPAISTGVYGYPWKAATEIAVKTVREFSAKIVKKVIFCCFSAEMEKIYRDVFKCA
- a CDS encoding radical SAM protein; this encodes MSYFLLTKNLNNNIIFYDPVKDVLYENGIKDNGYNRTLTREPYDLCMEITNNCPFSCKNCFCERGKDFLSLEQFSKIIDLYQNKIIRICLSGGEPTINPFFLDMVKRLNTIDNIGRVLSTTGYNYTEEMAHLMSDSFWTVSVSLHGQEETHNQYVGGDAYEKARRTLEILSKYGINIHLYSVLHNSMNIQDIEHLIEIKEMYNVSVLRFIKIRKIGIYQSDLSRVESIINNYLCDDIVYKKDKSNTFFVSAKMQERLSR
- a CDS encoding VOC family protein; translated protein: MKIEHIAIWVKDIDRVCEFYRKYFGGVVHPIYHNPTKQFTSRFITFDDGARLEVMHRPDICVERNVGTVEMFHVEHLGFTHLSFSVGSKEEVDHLTQQMSSEGVPVVGQPRTTGDGYYESVVLDPEGNRIEITV